A portion of the Algisphaera agarilytica genome contains these proteins:
- the dnaX gene encoding DNA polymerase III subunit gamma/tau gives MAYTVLARRYRSQSFGSVVGQEPIASTLINAIKSERVAHAYLFCGTRGVGKTSMARIFARALNAPATIDDAPAVEGTEYPEDDVQQRMAEAIMKGEDLNVIEIDGASNNSVDQARQLIANAGLSPTANALYKIYIIDEVHMLSGAAFNALLKTMEEPPSHVKFILCTTEPHKVPPTIQSRCQRFDFRNIATGKIADHLSEVLKGESVEADSEVVWQVARLGNGSMRDALSLMDRLLATGESPLTAKVLQDMLGLPDAELIAALIDALANGDVKASLTATADLLGRGIGQDQLVEVLIERLRQLMLVAACGPDSELIELSEDAKPQAVEQSQRFDAAGLVHMIALCENLHRHAKASSNPRALLDATIVRLALAEKMADVSAVLSGGVAIAEKKKLTANPQAKPRAAERSDKAPDTPRAGTTPSHATPAKPQAAAPNPTAQTPPPTAQGAMPTADASNPAAVWQAVLDTVGQSNAAAWMDHFRIDSIDTSSNPAVATLVSTMSFAGGAANVATGPRLQRVADTITQIIGRATQAQLADTQRPATGDTSQRGGPQQGGAPDNSMRGNAVDRREALNLPLVRDVFEVFPDASLINTRKQDPPPQAE, from the coding sequence ATGGCTTATACGGTTCTAGCCCGACGCTACCGCTCGCAGTCCTTCGGCTCTGTCGTGGGCCAGGAGCCGATCGCGTCGACGCTGATCAACGCGATCAAGTCCGAGCGGGTGGCCCACGCCTACCTGTTCTGCGGCACGCGCGGGGTCGGCAAGACCTCGATGGCGCGGATCTTCGCCCGGGCGCTCAACGCCCCGGCCACGATCGACGACGCCCCCGCGGTCGAGGGCACCGAGTACCCCGAGGACGACGTCCAGCAGCGCATGGCCGAGGCCATCATGAAGGGCGAGGACCTCAACGTCATCGAGATCGACGGGGCGTCCAACAACTCGGTCGACCAAGCCCGCCAACTCATCGCGAATGCCGGGCTCTCGCCCACAGCCAACGCTCTCTACAAGATCTACATCATCGACGAGGTGCACATGCTCTCGGGCGCCGCGTTCAACGCGCTGCTCAAGACAATGGAAGAGCCGCCGTCGCACGTGAAGTTCATCCTGTGCACGACCGAGCCGCACAAGGTGCCGCCGACGATCCAGTCGCGCTGCCAGCGGTTCGACTTCCGCAACATCGCCACGGGCAAGATCGCCGATCACCTGAGCGAGGTGCTCAAGGGCGAGAGCGTCGAGGCCGACAGCGAAGTCGTGTGGCAGGTCGCCCGGCTGGGCAACGGCTCGATGCGGGATGCGCTGTCGCTGATGGATCGCTTGCTGGCGACGGGTGAGTCGCCGCTGACCGCGAAGGTGTTGCAAGACATGCTCGGGCTGCCGGACGCCGAGCTGATCGCGGCGCTGATCGATGCGTTGGCGAATGGAGACGTGAAGGCTTCCCTCACCGCCACGGCCGACCTGCTCGGTCGCGGCATCGGCCAGGACCAACTCGTCGAGGTGCTGATCGAACGGCTACGCCAACTCATGCTCGTCGCGGCGTGCGGCCCCGACAGCGAATTGATCGAGCTGTCCGAGGACGCCAAGCCTCAGGCGGTTGAGCAGTCCCAGCGTTTCGACGCCGCGGGCCTCGTGCACATGATCGCGCTCTGCGAAAACCTGCACCGCCACGCCAAAGCCAGCAGCAACCCCCGGGCTTTGCTCGACGCGACGATCGTGCGTTTGGCGCTCGCCGAGAAGATGGCCGACGTCAGCGCCGTTCTGTCCGGCGGCGTTGCCATCGCCGAAAAAAAAAAGCTAACCGCTAACCCCCAGGCGAAGCCGAGGGCTGCGGAGCGCAGCGACAAAGCCCCGGATACCCCCCGCGCGGGTACGACCCCATCACACGCGACCCCCGCTAAGCCGCAAGCGGCCGCCCCCAACCCCACTGCCCAAACCCCACCGCCCACTGCCCAAGGGGCGATGCCCACCGCCGACGCAAGCAACCCCGCCGCCGTCTGGCAGGCCGTCCTCGACACCGTCGGCCAGTCCAACGCCGCGGCGTGGATGGACCACTTCCGCATCGATTCGATCGACACCTCGTCCAACCCCGCGGTCGCGACGCTGGTGTCGACCATGAGTTTCGCCGGCGGCGCGGCCAACGTGGCAACCGGCCCACGCCTCCAGCGCGTTGCCGACACCATCACCCAGATCATCGGCCGAGCCACCCAGGCCCAACTCGCCGACACCCAGCGCCCCGCCACCGGCGACACATCCCAGAGAGGCGGCCCGCAGCAGGGCGGCGCCCCCGACAACTCGATGCGTGGCAACGCCGTCGATCGACGCGAGGCGCTGAACCTGCCGCTGGTGCGCGACGTCTTCGAAGTCTTCCCCGACGCCTCCCTGATCAACACCCGCAAACAAGACCCGCCCCCTCAAGCCGAGTAA
- a CDS encoding PIN/TRAM domain-containing protein: MILFILRGAFLVLVAAVISLFVGKEFQAQAGLGFGPIAAIIGIAIAVAVLVIGLDTGTKDKKLSSVSGVFLGLIAGLIVAYALSFVVDLVGAYTEPTVDGVKPTITETEFQALNSEEVILFEARVAEYQAQLDRVEAFGNLLSGIKVIIGLITCYVAISLVLQTKNDFRFVIPYVEFAKEVRGNRPTLLDTSVIVDGRILDIIDTKLMQGSLIVPKFVLDELQLIADSSDKIKRSRGRRGLDILQKLQGSTIIDVHIEEKDAEGNNVDQKLIALGQELKARVMTNDFNLNKIATLRGVDVINLNDLAKALRPVVLPGEHLHVKLVKPGESGTQGVGYLDDGTMVVVEGGRTHLGHQCDVVVTSTLQTSAGRMIFGRFAHEDDPDEETPEDGASQSDPEPPQPAAPETPSESHTHPAPAATAPPKSNPRAASTRRNPRRG, translated from the coding sequence ATGATTTTGTTCATCCTCCGCGGCGCGTTTCTTGTCCTGGTCGCCGCTGTGATCTCACTTTTTGTGGGCAAAGAGTTTCAGGCCCAGGCCGGGCTGGGCTTCGGGCCAATCGCCGCGATCATCGGGATCGCGATCGCCGTGGCCGTGCTGGTCATCGGGCTGGACACCGGCACCAAGGACAAAAAACTGTCCTCGGTCTCGGGCGTGTTCCTCGGGTTGATCGCGGGCCTCATCGTGGCCTACGCCTTGTCCTTCGTCGTGGACCTCGTCGGCGCCTACACCGAACCCACGGTTGACGGCGTCAAACCCACCATCACCGAAACCGAGTTCCAGGCCCTCAACTCCGAAGAGGTCATCCTGTTCGAAGCCCGCGTGGCCGAGTATCAGGCCCAGCTCGACCGCGTCGAGGCCTTCGGCAACCTGCTCAGCGGCATCAAGGTCATCATCGGCCTGATCACCTGCTACGTCGCCATCTCGCTGGTCCTTCAAACCAAGAACGACTTCCGCTTCGTCATCCCCTACGTCGAGTTCGCCAAGGAAGTCCGCGGCAACCGGCCGACGCTGCTGGACACCTCGGTCATCGTCGACGGCCGGATCCTCGACATCATCGACACCAAACTGATGCAGGGCTCGCTCATCGTGCCCAAGTTCGTGCTCGACGAGCTGCAACTCATCGCCGACTCTTCGGACAAGATCAAGCGCTCCCGCGGACGACGGGGCCTGGACATCCTGCAGAAGCTGCAGGGCTCGACCATCATCGACGTCCACATCGAAGAGAAAGACGCCGAGGGCAACAACGTCGACCAGAAACTCATCGCGCTGGGCCAGGAACTCAAAGCCCGCGTGATGACCAACGACTTCAACCTCAACAAGATCGCCACCCTTCGCGGCGTGGATGTGATCAACCTCAACGACCTGGCCAAGGCGCTGCGCCCGGTCGTCCTGCCCGGCGAACACCTGCACGTAAAACTCGTCAAGCCCGGCGAGTCCGGCACCCAGGGCGTGGGCTATCTCGATGACGGCACCATGGTCGTGGTCGAGGGCGGTCGCACCCACCTGGGCCATCAATGCGATGTGGTTGTGACCTCGACGCTGCAGACTTCCGCGGGCCGCATGATCTTCGGACGGTTCGCCCACGAAGACGACCCGGACGAAGAAACCCCTGAAGACGGGGCATCGCAGTCCGACCCGGAGCCGCCTCAACCCGCCGCCCCGGAGACTCCTTCCGAATCGCACACGCATCCAGCCCCTGCCGCCACCGCGCCGCCCAAGTCCAACCCCCGGGCCGCATCCACCCGCCGCAACCCCCGACGCGGATAA
- a CDS encoding type II secretion system protein: MSIGLYTPILIQEKTVLEPSRHPRGFTIIELLVTIAIIAVLVAIATPAILKANTAAQEVKCLTNIRSIGQATLLYTNDHTQNFPVGLGNDLNLLNLVGKRGTNNGIGGVEPEDRLLYDYVNQQTDIAACPLDIGFDNSLSCFDLYGSSYLYMDSNTNSPTTRYRGRNDIWSLEGHRTTRVTAPKKKMLIGEATVIRASSNPNHHWHNDEANLKGSMSFVDGHAEVVEHKTDENGRYRNYNRATIEGWATQDDYY; encoded by the coding sequence ATGTCTATCGGCCTGTACACGCCGATTCTGATTCAGGAGAAAACTGTGCTCGAACCCTCCCGCCACCCGCGTGGTTTTACCATCATTGAACTGCTGGTGACCATCGCGATCATCGCCGTCCTGGTGGCCATCGCCACCCCCGCCATCCTCAAGGCGAACACCGCCGCGCAGGAAGTCAAATGCCTGACGAACATCCGCTCGATCGGCCAGGCCACCCTGCTCTACACCAACGACCACACCCAGAACTTCCCCGTGGGCCTCGGCAACGACCTGAACCTGCTGAACCTCGTCGGCAAACGCGGAACCAACAACGGCATCGGTGGCGTCGAGCCCGAAGACCGCCTGCTCTACGACTACGTCAACCAGCAAACCGACATCGCCGCCTGCCCGTTGGATATAGGCTTCGACAACAGCCTGAGCTGTTTCGATCTATACGGCTCGTCCTACCTTTATATGGACAGCAACACCAACAGCCCCACCACCCGCTACCGGGGACGCAACGACATCTGGTCGCTGGAAGGCCACCGGACAACCCGCGTCACGGCCCCCAAGAAGAAGATGCTGATCGGCGAAGCCACGGTCATCCGGGCATCCTCGAACCCCAACCACCACTGGCACAACGACGAGGCCAACCTGAAGGGCTCGATGTCCTTTGTCGACGGACACGCCGAGGTCGTCGAGCACAAGACCGACGAGAACGGTAGGTACCGGAACTACAACCGGGCCACCATCGAAGGATGGGCCACTCAAGACGACTATTACTAA
- a CDS encoding alpha/beta hydrolase — MKISPPSLIALAIAPLIALSWPAPSAADPTPVLNQPYVENAADRQTLDIYPASEQVTPDQPKPAIIFIHGGGWMRGDKQSAARFADTFTESGIHVISLGYRLVPDVAWPENARDLAAGVDWVFRHAQELDIDPQRITLMGHSAGAHLAAVLGADARWLAEHDQSPARLRSVVLLDGAGYHIPNVIAEKVALRPELYSTAFGNDPEGWADASPALNVSPDEGCGTWVSIINDDREVSHHQSGFLFEALRQAGHEDTTLLPVKESHRDVALSLGNPDDPEALYIIELAKSPRP, encoded by the coding sequence ATGAAGATTTCACCGCCATCTCTCATCGCTCTCGCCATCGCCCCGCTGATCGCGCTCTCGTGGCCCGCCCCCTCCGCCGCAGACCCCACCCCGGTGTTGAATCAGCCCTACGTCGAGAACGCCGCCGACCGGCAGACGCTCGACATCTACCCGGCCTCTGAGCAGGTCACACCCGATCAACCCAAACCCGCGATCATCTTCATCCACGGCGGCGGCTGGATGCGGGGCGACAAACAATCCGCCGCCCGCTTCGCCGACACGTTTACCGAGTCGGGCATTCACGTCATCAGCCTCGGCTATCGCCTGGTCCCCGATGTCGCCTGGCCGGAGAACGCACGCGATCTCGCCGCCGGTGTCGACTGGGTGTTCCGGCATGCGCAAGAGCTGGACATCGACCCGCAGCGCATCACGCTGATGGGGCACTCTGCGGGAGCACACCTGGCCGCCGTCCTCGGCGCCGATGCGCGTTGGCTGGCCGAGCACGACCAAAGCCCCGCCCGGCTGCGCAGCGTCGTGCTGCTCGATGGGGCCGGCTACCACATCCCCAACGTCATCGCGGAGAAGGTCGCCCTCCGCCCCGAGCTGTATTCCACTGCGTTTGGCAACGACCCCGAAGGCTGGGCCGACGCTTCCCCCGCACTGAACGTCAGCCCCGACGAGGGCTGCGGCACGTGGGTGTCGATCATCAACGACGACCGCGAGGTGTCGCACCACCAGTCCGGGTTCCTGTTCGAGGCACTCCGCCAGGCGGGCCACGAAGACACCACCCTCCTCCCGGTCAAGGAATCCCACCGCGATGTCGCGCTCAGCCTCGGCAACCCCGACGACCCCGAGGCCTTGTACATCATCGAGCTCGCCAAGTCCCCGCGACCGTAG
- the trhO gene encoding oxygen-dependent tRNA uridine(34) hydroxylase TrhO, producing the protein MSAPFAVAALYRFVRLPDPASMQPAMQDRLRDAGLCGTLLLAEEGINGTIAGPPEALRGFVEALKTDPQYGGRFADLDVKWSTAEDKPFRKARVRLKKEIVTMGVPEVNPGDPENVGRYVDPDEWNRLLDDPEVVLIDTRNDYEFEIGTFESAAGPAVNPNTHTFREFPAFVAEQLDPGKHKKVAMFCTGGIRCEKSTALLKSQGFEDVVHLRGGILKYLETVPEPESKFNGACFVFDRRVAVTHGLEETDHELCYACGWPTTPADRAHPDYTPGIACPRCVGQHTPEQIARFTMRQSQIAAG; encoded by the coding sequence ATGTCCGCACCATTCGCCGTCGCTGCGCTCTACCGCTTCGTCCGCCTGCCCGACCCCGCGTCGATGCAGCCGGCGATGCAGGATCGCCTGCGCGACGCCGGGCTCTGCGGGACGCTGCTGCTCGCTGAGGAAGGTATCAACGGCACGATCGCCGGGCCGCCCGAGGCGTTGCGTGGGTTTGTCGAAGCGCTCAAGACCGACCCGCAGTATGGGGGCCGTTTCGCCGACCTGGATGTGAAATGGTCGACCGCCGAGGACAAGCCCTTCCGCAAGGCACGCGTCCGGCTCAAAAAAGAAATCGTGACCATGGGCGTGCCCGAGGTGAACCCCGGCGACCCGGAGAACGTCGGCCGATACGTCGACCCCGACGAGTGGAACCGGCTTTTGGATGACCCCGAGGTCGTGCTCATCGACACCCGCAACGACTACGAATTCGAGATCGGCACGTTCGAGTCCGCCGCCGGCCCCGCGGTCAATCCCAACACCCACACCTTCCGCGAGTTCCCCGCGTTCGTCGCCGAGCAGCTCGATCCCGGGAAGCACAAGAAGGTCGCCATGTTCTGCACCGGCGGCATCCGCTGCGAGAAGTCCACCGCCCTGCTCAAATCCCAGGGCTTCGAGGACGTCGTGCACCTGCGTGGCGGGATCCTCAAGTACCTCGAGACCGTGCCGGAACCCGAGTCGAAGTTCAACGGGGCGTGTTTCGTCTTCGACCGCCGGGTCGCGGTGACCCACGGCCTGGAAGAGACCGACCACGAGCTCTGCTACGCCTGCGGCTGGCCAACCACCCCCGCCGACCGAGCCCACCCGGACTACACCCCGGGCATCGCCTGCCCCCGCTGCGTCGGCCAACACACCCCCGAACAGATCGCACGGTTCACGATGCGTCAGAGCCAGATCGCTGCGGGCTGA